The stretch of DNA GCACAGGCGGCCTCGAAGTCCGCGAAGTCGAAGTACTTGTTCACGCAGTCGTGGCGCACCCGGTCCGTGGCGGTCTCCAGCCCGACCGCCACGTCGGTCTCCAGGCCGGCGTCGACGAAGTCGGCGACCCGCTCCTCCTCGACGAAATCGGGCAGGGACTCCACGACGATGCGCTCGCGGTCGCTAAAGGTGTCGGCGATGGCCTGCCGGGTCTCGGCGGGCACCTCCCGCTCGTCGAGGAAACTCCCGGAGGTGTAGATCTTGATCAGGCCCGACCGCTCGTCGGCGTTCTCCGCCTCGTGGTCGAGACAGTGCCGGACCTGGGCCATAAGGTCCTCGTGGGCGACGCTGCCGCCCTCGACGCTCTCGGCGACGTAGCCACACATCGTACAGCCGCCGGCGCGGGCCCACCGGCAGCCGCCGGTGTTGAGGATGATCGTCAGGCTCTGGTACACCCCGTCGGGGGTGTTGTCCTCGTCGATCCAGACGCGGGTCGGCTCGCGCGGATCGTAGGTCGCGTCGTTGCGCGACCGCACCTCCCGCATCACCGCGTTGTGGGCGTCCATCCCCTTCCCCGCCTCGTAGACCTCGGGACTGGGCTTGCTCATCACGCCGCTGTTGCCGACGGGCGCGTATATCGCCTTCGTTCGCTAAGGGGTCGCCCGGGCGACGCCTCACGGGTGTCCGAACGCCAGCAGGCGACCGCCGACGGCGGCGTAGGCGGTCCCCTCGGCACCGGCCACGTCGAAGACCGTGTCCTCCGGTCGGTAGACGGCGATCGGCTCGCCGGACCGGTCGTCGACGGCGTAGAGGCTGGTGAAGTCGGCCTCGTCGGGCGTGATCGCCTCCGCGACGGCCATCGTGTCGGTCGCGCCGGCCGGCCAGCCGTTGTTCGAGGGCGTCGCCCAGCGGAAGCGGCGACCGCCCCCCGGCACGTCGAAGGCGTCGACGGCGTTGGCGCGGACGGCGGCGCGAGCGTACAGCGTCTCGCCGTCGGGGGCCAGCAGCGGCCAGTCGCTGTACCCCGACACCCGCCACCGGACGGTGCCGTCGGCGTCGTAGGCCACGGTCTCGTCGCCGAGGCCGTACAGCGTGTCGCCGTCGGCGAGGAACGACTCGACGGGGCGGGTGTCCCGCCAGCGCTCGGTGCCGTCGGGAGCGAACGCCCGCAGCGTCGAGCGGTCGTCGTCGGCCGCGGCGACGACGGCGGCGTCGGCGAGCGGGACGATCTCGCGGGGCTCGTCGGTCGCCGTCGACCACCGCTCCGCCCCGTCGACGTCGAGGCCGGTCACGGTGTCGTACTGGCCGACGGCGACGCCCCCGGCGTACGTCGTCGCGGCCTGGACGCCGGCGAACGACTGCGACCAGCGCACCTCGCCGGTGGCGGCGTCGACGCCCAGCAGCGCCGTCGACAGCGGCTCCTCGGGCGTGTCGTGGGTCGACTCCGGGACGAAAAAGTCCCGCGCGCCGGCGACGACCGTCCCGTCGCGGACGCCCGCGACGGCCAGTTCCCGCTCCCGCCGGAGCGACCACCGTATATCGCCGCTCTCGCGCTCCAGCGCGTGCAGCGCCGTCCAGGCGTAGTCGTCGGTGTTCCCGGCGACGACGTACAGCGTGTCCTCGGTGACGGTGAGCGCCCACTTGTCCCGGGCGTTGGTCTGCGTGAGGTAGGAGCTGGCGACCACGTCCCCGTCGAGGGCCGCCCGCCACCGGAACCCGTCGCCCGCGCGGTCGACGGCGGCGACGGCCGACCGAGAGGCGTCGTCGCTCAGGGTCGCGTAGAGGTCCCCGTCGGCGACCCGTAGTGACAGGGCGTTCCCGAGATCGATGTCGAGCGTCCACGTCGGCAGCCACGCGAGGAGCGAGTCGCGCTCCGTCGCTTCCGGCTCGGTCCGCGTCTCGCCCGGCGTGTCGGTCGCCGGACCGGTCGTGGGCGGCTCCGTCGTCGGCCGCTCGGTCCCCGGGTCCCCGTCGTCGGAACACCCCGCGAGGGCGGCCAGCGCGGCCCCGGCGGCGGTGACGAACTGTCTTCGGGAGGGCATATTCCGCCCTTCCCTTGCCGCCACAAAGGGCCTTCTGGAGGGTCAGCGACGGTTTGACCGATCGACGGCCAGCCACGCGAGGCCGCCAGCGAGGGTCCCGACGGCGTTGGCGAGCGCGTCGAGGGCGCTGGTGTCCCGCGTCGGGACCGGCCCCTGGAGCAGCTCGATACCCGCGCCGTAGCCCGCGACGGCGACGAGGACGGCCGCGAGCGCCAGCGCGGAGCGGGCGTCTCGCCCCCACGACGCCAGCCCCGCGAGCGCGGCGTACCCGAGCGCGTGGACCCACTTGTCCAGCGCGACGCCGAGCACCAGCGGGAGCGCGTCGCCGCCGCCGGTCGGGAGCGGGACGAGCGACCCTACCAGCAGGAGGACAGCGAGGGCGACCGCCGGTACCTGTCGGCGCATCGCCGGCTACCGCTCCTCGACGTGGCGGGTCTGGACCGCGATGCCGCGGGACGAGGAGCGCATCTCCGGCCCGCTCATCTGGGCGCGGCCGACGCCGAAGGCGGCGTCGCCCCGGATCACCACGTCGTCGCCGACGCGGATGTCGTCGCTGGCGTCGGTGACGCCCGGCGCCAGCACCGAGCCGTGGGGGACGAACGGGTCGATGTCGACGGTCTTGGTCGGGACGTCGCTGTCGAGCCACCGGCGCGCGCCCGCCAGCGTCAGCGAGAGCACGCCGTACTGCTGGGCCAGCGCCGCCAGCTGCTCGCCGTCGGCGTCCTCGACCCGGAGCTGTGGGTACCGGCCCGGGGTCGCGATGTCGCCGAACAGCTCGTCGCCCGCGCCGGCCCCGAACTGGTAGTCCGCGACCGCGCGGACCGTGTTGTGCTCGCGCTCCCGTTTCTGGTAGCGGTCCCAGCCCGCCAGTTCGCCCGCTAGCTCCGCCAGCGAGTCGGCCGTCGTCGGGTGGTCGCCGACGGTGTAGGTGAACTCCCGGTCCAGCGCGGCCTCGACGCGCTCGCAGATGTCGCGGTAGCCCTCGCCGGGGACGTGGGCGATGACCTCGGGGTAGTCGGTCCCCGCGAGGTACCGCTCCAGCACGTTGGCGACGAACTCGATCTCGGTGGCGGTCCACCGGCCGGTGACGACGGAGTCGTAGTGCTGGGCGGGGTAGGTGAGCTCGAGTTCCTGCGGGACGACCCCGATGGGCGAGGTCATCGAGACCATGTGTGCGCGCCACTTGACGGCGTCGTGGAACTGCTCGTGGCTCTGTGAGTCGCTGTAGGGCTTGCGGGCCGAACACGGCACGAGGACGAGCGGCCGGTCGTCGAACCGGGGGACGTACCGCTCGGTGACCCGCTCGGCGAACCGCTGGATCTCGACCCGGCGGAGGCTGTCCTCCGTCGCCGCCGACAGTTCGGCCCGCCGGATGAGCGGCGTCCGCTGTTCGAGGTAGCCGTACTCCTGGTCGAGCCGGCGCATCGTCGCGGTGAGCCAGTTCGCCTGCCGGGCCTGCCCCTCGACGTAGTCCCGCAGGCGGCCGTCCCGGACCCGCCGGCGGACCCGCCGGAGTTCGGCGGCCAGCGCGTTGACGTTGTGTTCGGCGCAGGCCGCGCGGTCGAACTCCTCGCGTGGCACCCGACAGGCCGGACACGCGCAGGGCAGTTCGTCCAGGTCCTCGAGGAAGTGGGCCTCGTCGGTCGTCAGGTAGCGGCCCTCCCGGCCCCGAACCACGGCCCTGTGCGGGTCGACGAGGTCCGCCCCGGCGTAGACCAGCGTGGCGACGTTCCTGGGCGTGGCAACCCCCGGGAGGTAGAGGGCGGTGTCGGCCGGCGTCGCTTCTCGTACCGTCGTGACGGCCTCGACGAAGGCGGCGGCGTGGCCGGCGTACCCCGGCGCGCCCGAGAGGACGGTCACGTCAGCGGGGTGGTCGGCGGCCGTCTCGGGCGCGACGACGGCGGCGCTCGGGAAGTCGACGTCGGGGGTGTCGCCGGCGAAGGCCTCGGCCACCTCGTCGGGCGTACCCGCGGGCATCCCGCGGTGGGGCAGCACCGTCACCGCTCCGTCGTCGCCCTCGGGGGGGTCGGGGTCGCCGGCCCACCGGCTCCCAGCGTCGTCGAGCACGCGGTGGACCGCGCCCGGCGTGTCGGCGTCCACGTCGTCGACCAGCGCCGGCGTCGTCACGGACTCGGCGAGGCGGAGTTCGCCGATCCGCGCGGCGCTGTCGCGCTCGTGGACCTCGAAGTAGTCGGTCATACCACCCTCTCGGCCGCGGCCGAGTAACTATCTTGCTCTTCGGCGGACAAACCCCCGGTCCGTTTCCGGGTGTGTAACGTGGTATTATACCACGGATAGCCGAAGGGGACCCTATGTCACCGACGACGCCGGACCTCGACGGCAGCACGGCCTTCATCACCGGGACGACCCGCGGCATCGGGAAGGCCATCGCGCTGGCGCTTGCCGAGCGGGGCTGTGATATCGTCTCGACGGGCAAGACCAGCGAGGCCGACGACTACGGCGAGGACAAGGACCTCGAGGGCTCCATCGAGCAGACCGCCCGGGAGGTGGAAGAACGGGGGGCGGAGGCCCTGCCGATCCAGCTCGACGTGCGCGACCCGGAGAACGTCGAGGCCGCCGCCGAAGAGGCCATCGACCACTTCGGCGAGGTGAACGTCGTCATCAACAACGCCAGCGCCATCCAGCTGGTCCCGACCGAGGAGCTGCCCCCGGACCGGTTCGACCTGATGACCGACGTGAACGTCCGGGGCACCTACCTCACCGCACGCGCCTTCGCGGACCACCTGAAGGATGTCGAGGGGGACGCCTGGGTGCTGACCAACGCCCCGCCCGTGACCGTCGACCGCGCGCCGGGCCACGCGCCGTACTCGTGGTCGAAGCTCGGGATGTCCTTCGTCACGCTGTCGCTGGCCTCGGAGCTTGGCGGCCACGACGTGGGCTGTAACGCCTTCTGGCCGGTGACGGCCATCGACACGCGGGCGACCCGCTACTTCGGGCTGGGCACCGAGGACGACTGGCGTACGCCCGACATCGTCGCCGACACGGTCCTGGAGATCCTCTCGCGGGACCCCGCCGAGTTCACCGGCAACGCCGTCTACGACGAGGAACTGCTCCGTGAGGCCGGCATCGAGGACTTCTCCGAGTACAACCTCACCGAGGGCGACCCCGACCCGATCTCGGCCCGGATGGTCGACCCCGACTACGAGCGGCCGTCGTAGCGCGCGGCTTTTCCCGGTCGGCGGCCAACGGCCCGGTATGATCGGGTCGCGGACCGTCACGGCGGCGGCGGGCCTGCTGGCGAGCCTCGCGGTCAGCGCCGCGCTCTGGTGGTACTTCGACACGCTCGCGGTCTTCCTGGTCGTGCCGTTCGTCCCCTTCCTCTCCCGCCGTCTCGGCGGGGACGAGGACCGGCCGCCGGCCCGCGAGTGCCCGGAGTGTGGCTTCCGGACGCGGTCGCCGGAGTTCGACTACTGCCCGCGGGACGGGCGGCGGCTCGGGGAGTGACCGCGACGGGGGGTTTTTGTTCCCGACGAGTGACACGACCGCTATGGACGCAGACGTCGAGGTCCGCGCGGGCGACCCGGGCGACGTGCCGGCGGTCCAGCGTGTGGCAGACCGGGCCTGGCACGCCGCCCACGACGAGATCGTCGGTCCCGAGGCCGTCGACGCGTTCCTCCAGCGGTTCTACGGGACCGACAGGCTCGCGACGGCCGTCGAGGCCGACGACCGGGTCTTCCTCGTGGCGACGCGCGAGGACGAGGTGGTCGGCTTCGCCGGGGCCGGACCGACCGACGAGGACGACGGGACCTGGTCGCTGTCCCGCATCTACGCCGACCCGGACCACTGGCACACCGGCGTCGGGACGGCGCTGACCGGGCGGGTCCGCGACCGTGGCGGCGACCGCCTCCGCCTGGTCGTGATGGCCGACAACGACGTCGGCGTCGGGTTCTACGAGGCCCGCGGCTTCGAGCGCGTCGACGACCACTACGACGAGTTCCTCGACGTCGACGGTTACGTCTACGCGAAGCGGCTGTGACTACTCCGTCGCCGGCCCACCGCGCCGCCCCAGCGCCCACCGAGCCGTCAGCAGGAGACAGACCGTCCAGAACCCGACTTCCAGGAAGAACGAGGGGGTCCACAGGTAGTAGAAGAAGAAGTCCCCGGGCGGGATACGCAGCGGGTCGGCCGGGCCGACCAGCGGCCAGCCGAGGAACAGCGCGTCGTCGGGCCGGCCGTTGACCACGATGTGGAGCGCGTCGAGGACGAGGTGCGAGGCCCACCCGACGGCCGCCGACAGGCCGGCCCGGCCGGTCAGGGCCAGCGGGACGGCGACGACCAGCAGGAGGCCGCTGTGGCCCACGGAGTGGAAGACGTCGACGACCCCCGCCGACGCCAGCGGCTTGTCGACGAGGTCCGGCAGCGCCGCGCCGGCGACGAGCCACAGCGGCGCGAGCCGCGTGTAGCGGCCGATCACGGCCGCCGCCAGCAGGTGGGTCGCGAAGAGCACGGCGGTCGTAGGCGGCCGTGACAGTTGTGTCTGCCGGCGACCCTACACGTCGACCCGCCGGAGCAGCGCCGTCCCGGCGACGAACGCCCCGACGCCGATGCCGACGCCGACGAGCGTGTCGCTCAGGTAGTGGGTCCCCAGGTAGACCCGCGAGACGGCGATCAGCGCCGCCAGCCCCGCCACGGGGGCGAACGGCAGCGTCGGCGACTCCCGGGCGACCAGGGCGTAGACCGTCACGGCGGCGGCGTGGCCCGACGGGAACGAGTGGGCCAGCCCGCCCCCGTCGGTCAGACAGACCGGCTGGGGCGGGAACGGCCGCTGGACGAGCAGCATCAGCGAGCCGACGACGACGCCGGCGATCGCCAGCGACGCCGCCGTCGCCCGGAGCTCCCGCCGCCAGCCCGCGAGACGGGCGAGGCCGAGGAACACCAGCGCGGCCGTCGCCGACCCCAGTCCCGTCACGGAGGTCATCACCTTCGTCACCGCCGGGTGGCGGGCGGCGAGCGTCACCTCCAGGGCCGCCCGGTCCAGCGCCACGACGGCGTCGACGACGGCCGTCACGAACTGGTCGACGGGACCGGTCTGGAGCGTGACGCCGACGGCTGCGGCCGCGGTCTGGATGGACACTCCCGACTGGTAGGACTCGACCGTGATCAGTCCGGCGTTCGCCGGGCGCTGTCCCGCCACAACGGGCGACAGCGGCTCCACTGGCCGACCGTTTATGCCGCTCCCGCCCAACGACTGGGTATGAGTACCGCCACTGAACCCTCGCCGTCGAACGTCGAGACGCTCGAACCGCTCCACTACGCCGGGATCGCGCTCGCGGTCGTCTCGGGCGCGATCCACCTCTGGCTGGGCGTGAGCTTCGCGCCCAGTCCGCTGGGCATCTCCTTTCTCTTCGCCGGCGTCGTCTTCGTCGCCGCCGCGGCGGGGGTCGCCGTCGGCTACCGCCGGGGGCTGCTGTACCGGCTCGGCGTCCCCTTCACCGCCGGACAGATCGTCCTCTGGTACCTGATCAACTTCGCCGCCGGGCCGAAGTCGTTCCCGGCCGACGTGGGGACCCTTGGCGCGGTCGACAAGGTCGCGCAGGTCCTGCTGATCGCCGTGCTGGTCGCGCTCGTCCGCCGGGAGTGAGTCTCAGACCCGGCACAGCAGGTCGTACTGGTGGGCGACGTAGGTGAGCTCCGCGTCGGCCAGCTGCGCCCGCCGGGTTGCCAGCCAGTCCTCGGCCCCCTCGACGCTGGCGTCCGCGAGCGACTCGGCGACGAACCCGAGGATCGTCTCGAGGAAGTACCGCTCGTCGGCCGGGTACGCGCCGTCTCGGGGCCGGACGACCCAGTCCGACGCGCCGACCGCCAGCAGGTCGCCGTCCCCGTCGCCCAGCCGGGACAGCAGGTGCCGGCCGGCGTAGGGGTCCCGCCCCTCGACGGCCGCGATGCTGTCGTGGTAGGCCCGTTCGACCCGCTCGTCGGCCGGGTGGTCGGGCTGGAACAGCGTGGCCCCGTCGAAGGTGATCGGGAGGTACGCCAGCCCGCCGGGCGCGAGCGCCCGGTCGACGGCCGCCAGCAGGTCGTCCGGCGGGACGAGGTCGGCGAACGCCTGTGCGACGAGGAGGTCCGCCGCCCCCTCGTCGACCGCCAGCGCGTCGCCGACGGTGAAGGACACGTCGAGGCCGGGGTCGGCCCCCGCCCGGAACCCGTCGTCGGTCCGCTCGACCCGATAGCCGTCGGCGGCCAGTTCGTCGGCGCGGGCCTCGCGGCCGTGAGCGACGAGCTCGGGGTCCCGCTCGACGCCGCGGTAGGTCCCGCCCGTGACCCCCCAGTCGAGGAGCCGCGGGACCGTCGCGCCGGTCCCGGGCGCGAACTCGACGACAGCGGGGGCGTCGGGGAGCCGGGCGAGGACCGCGTCCCGGACCCGGCGGTCCAGCGCACGGTCGTCGACGGTCCGCTTGGCGTCGAGGTAGCGGGTGTCGGCGTGGTCCATCGTCACAGCGGCCGCTCGTAGCTCGCCCACGCCACGTCGTCCTCCCACATCCTGACGGTCAGCGTCTCGGCCGCGTCGGGGTCGAGGCGCGCGGCCACGTCGTCGGCGAAGACGCGCGCGAACCGCTCGACGCTGGGGTTGCCCTCGACGGCGGGCACGTCGTTGAGCAGTTCGTCGCGGTAGCGGTCCGCGATCTCGTCCAGCGCCGCCTCGACGGCGTCGATGTCGACGAGGTAGCCGTACTCGTTCACCTCGGGGCCGGCGAAGCGGACGTCGGCCTCGTAGTGGTGGCTGTGGACCTCCCCCTCCGGGCCGGGGTCCGGGACGGTGAGGAAGTGCTGTGCGACGAAGTCACGGGAGACTGCGAGTTCGTACATGGCTCAGTAGGTGAACACGACCGACAGCGCCTCGCGGTCGGCCGCCAGCGTCTCGTAGGCGGTCGCTGCGTCCTCGATGGGCACGCGGTGAGTGACCAGCCGGTCGAGGGCGTGCTCGCGCACCACCTCGACGGCGCGGTCCATCCGGCGCTCCCTCGTCCAGCGGCCACGCAGCGCCGGCGAGAGCGTGCTGACCTGGCTGGACTTGAGATCGACCCGGCCCCGGTGGAAGTGGCCGCCCAGGGCCAGTTCCGCCGGCTTGGTGCCGTACCAGGAGCCGACGACGACGCGGCCGTCGTAGCCGACGGCGTCGACGGCGTCGTCGAGCGCGGCGGGTTCGCCCGACACCTCGACCGCGAGGTCCATCCCGGGCGGATCGCCGCGGTCGCCGAGCGGGGCCACGTCGCTCGGCCGCAGCGTCTCGGTCGCGCCCAGTCGCTCGGCGGCCTCGCGCCGGCGGGCGACGGGGTCGACGACGACCAGCGCGTCCAGCGGGAACGGCGACAGCACCGCCGTCGTCGTCAGTCCGACGGGGCCGGCACCGAAGACGACGACCCGCTCGCCGACGCGCGGCGTCGCGTCCAGCACGAAGTTGACGGCCGTCTCCGCCGTCGGGAACAGCGTCGCCGTCGTCGGCTCGATGTCGTCGGGCACCGGCCGCAACTGGTCGGGGGAGGCACAGAAGTGACTCTCGTGTGGGTTGAACCCGAACACCAGCCGGTCGCGCCAGTCGGGGTCGACCCCGTCGCCGACCTCGCGGACGCGGCCGACCGCCGCGTAGCCGTACTGGACCGGGTAGTCGAAGCGCCCGTCGAGCGTGTCGATGGTCTCGTCGACGGCCAGCTCCTCGGGCACCTCCCCGCGGTAGACGAGCAGTTCGGTCCCGGGGCTGACCCCGGAGACGACCGTCTCGACGAGGGCCTCGCCGGCGTCGGGGGTCGGCGGTCGCTCCTCCCGGACCGTCACGGAGCCCGGTCGGTCGAAGTAGAGGCTGCGCGTGCGGTCAGTCATCGGCGCTGGCCCGGCCGGACGCCGTCACGGGGTCCCCCGTCGCCCGGCCCGCTTCGAGTGCGTGTTTGGCCGCCGATCCCGC from Haloarcula litorea encodes:
- a CDS encoding SDR family oxidoreductase, with translation MSPTTPDLDGSTAFITGTTRGIGKAIALALAERGCDIVSTGKTSEADDYGEDKDLEGSIEQTAREVEERGAEALPIQLDVRDPENVEAAAEEAIDHFGEVNVVINNASAIQLVPTEELPPDRFDLMTDVNVRGTYLTARAFADHLKDVEGDAWVLTNAPPVTVDRAPGHAPYSWSKLGMSFVTLSLASELGGHDVGCNAFWPVTAIDTRATRYFGLGTEDDWRTPDIVADTVLEILSRDPAEFTGNAVYDEELLREAGIEDFSEYNLTEGDPDPISARMVDPDYERPS
- a CDS encoding GNAT family N-acetyltransferase, whose protein sequence is MDADVEVRAGDPGDVPAVQRVADRAWHAAHDEIVGPEAVDAFLQRFYGTDRLATAVEADDRVFLVATREDEVVGFAGAGPTDEDDGTWSLSRIYADPDHWHTGVGTALTGRVRDRGGDRLRLVVMADNDVGVGFYEARGFERVDDHYDEFLDVDGYVYAKRL
- a CDS encoding PQQ-binding-like beta-propeller repeat protein — protein: MPSRRQFVTAAGAALAALAGCSDDGDPGTERPTTEPPTTGPATDTPGETRTEPEATERDSLLAWLPTWTLDIDLGNALSLRVADGDLYATLSDDASRSAVAAVDRAGDGFRWRAALDGDVVASSYLTQTNARDKWALTVTEDTLYVVAGNTDDYAWTALHALERESGDIRWSLRRERELAVAGVRDGTVVAGARDFFVPESTHDTPEEPLSTALLGVDAATGEVRWSQSFAGVQAATTYAGGVAVGQYDTVTGLDVDGAERWSTATDEPREIVPLADAAVVAAADDDRSTLRAFAPDGTERWRDTRPVESFLADGDTLYGLGDETVAYDADGTVRWRVSGYSDWPLLAPDGETLYARAAVRANAVDAFDVPGGGRRFRWATPSNNGWPAGATDTMAVAEAITPDEADFTSLYAVDDRSGEPIAVYRPEDTVFDVAGAEGTAYAAVGGRLLAFGHP
- a CDS encoding metal-dependent hydrolase; the protein is MLFATHLLAAAVIGRYTRLAPLWLVAGAALPDLVDKPLASAGVVDVFHSVGHSGLLLVVAVPLALTGRAGLSAAVGWASHLVLDALHIVVNGRPDDALFLGWPLVGPADPLRIPPGDFFFYYLWTPSFFLEVGFWTVCLLLTARWALGRRGGPATE
- a CDS encoding VanZ family protein, with the translated sequence MRRQVPAVALAVLLLVGSLVPLPTGGGDALPLVLGVALDKWVHALGYAALAGLASWGRDARSALALAAVLVAVAGYGAGIELLQGPVPTRDTSALDALANAVGTLAGGLAWLAVDRSNRR
- a CDS encoding phosphatase PAP2 family protein, which encodes MTAVVDAVVALDRAALEVTLAARHPAVTKVMTSVTGLGSATAALVFLGLARLAGWRRELRATAASLAIAGVVVGSLMLLVQRPFPPQPVCLTDGGGLAHSFPSGHAAAVTVYALVARESPTLPFAPVAGLAALIAVSRVYLGTHYLSDTLVGVGIGVGAFVAGTALLRRVDV
- a CDS encoding 6-pyruvoyl trahydropterin synthase family protein, with the protein product MYELAVSRDFVAQHFLTVPDPGPEGEVHSHHYEADVRFAGPEVNEYGYLVDIDAVEAALDEIADRYRDELLNDVPAVEGNPSVERFARVFADDVAARLDPDAAETLTVRMWEDDVAWASYERPL
- a CDS encoding zinc-dependent alcohol dehydrogenase produces the protein MTDRTRSLYFDRPGSVTVREERPPTPDAGEALVETVVSGVSPGTELLVYRGEVPEELAVDETIDTLDGRFDYPVQYGYAAVGRVREVGDGVDPDWRDRLVFGFNPHESHFCASPDQLRPVPDDIEPTTATLFPTAETAVNFVLDATPRVGERVVVFGAGPVGLTTTAVLSPFPLDALVVVDPVARRREAAERLGATETLRPSDVAPLGDRGDPPGMDLAVEVSGEPAALDDAVDAVGYDGRVVVGSWYGTKPAELALGGHFHRGRVDLKSSQVSTLSPALRGRWTRERRMDRAVEVVREHALDRLVTHRVPIEDAATAYETLAADREALSVVFTY
- the arcS gene encoding archaeosine synthase subunit alpha, producing MTDYFEVHERDSAARIGELRLAESVTTPALVDDVDADTPGAVHRVLDDAGSRWAGDPDPPEGDDGAVTVLPHRGMPAGTPDEVAEAFAGDTPDVDFPSAAVVAPETAADHPADVTVLSGAPGYAGHAAAFVEAVTTVREATPADTALYLPGVATPRNVATLVYAGADLVDPHRAVVRGREGRYLTTDEAHFLEDLDELPCACPACRVPREEFDRAACAEHNVNALAAELRRVRRRVRDGRLRDYVEGQARQANWLTATMRRLDQEYGYLEQRTPLIRRAELSAATEDSLRRVEIQRFAERVTERYVPRFDDRPLVLVPCSARKPYSDSQSHEQFHDAVKWRAHMVSMTSPIGVVPQELELTYPAQHYDSVVTGRWTATEIEFVANVLERYLAGTDYPEVIAHVPGEGYRDICERVEAALDREFTYTVGDHPTTADSLAELAGELAGWDRYQKREREHNTVRAVADYQFGAGAGDELFGDIATPGRYPQLRVEDADGEQLAALAQQYGVLSLTLAGARRWLDSDVPTKTVDIDPFVPHGSVLAPGVTDASDDIRVGDDVVIRGDAAFGVGRAQMSGPEMRSSSRGIAVQTRHVEER
- a CDS encoding archaeosine biosynthesis radical SAM protein RaSEA encodes the protein MSKPSPEVYEAGKGMDAHNAVMREVRSRNDATYDPREPTRVWIDEDNTPDGVYQSLTIILNTGGCRWARAGGCTMCGYVAESVEGGSVAHEDLMAQVRHCLDHEAENADERSGLIKIYTSGSFLDEREVPAETRQAIADTFSDRERIVVESLPDFVEEERVADFVDAGLETDVAVGLETATDRVRHDCVNKYFDFADFEAACAEAREAGAGVKAYLLMKPPFLSEAEALADMQRSVRRCAGVEGCHTVSMNPCNVQRYTMVEELYHDGGYRPPWLWSVAEVLESTADADVIVVSDPVGHGSDRGPHNCGDCDDRVQRAIKDFDLRQDPSVFEQVDCECEGTWDEVLARETSYAMPLAR
- a CDS encoding class I SAM-dependent methyltransferase, whose translation is MDHADTRYLDAKRTVDDRALDRRVRDAVLARLPDAPAVVEFAPGTGATVPRLLDWGVTGGTYRGVERDPELVAHGREARADELAADGYRVERTDDGFRAGADPGLDVSFTVGDALAVDEGAADLLVAQAFADLVPPDDLLAAVDRALAPGGLAYLPITFDGATLFQPDHPADERVERAYHDSIAAVEGRDPYAGRHLLSRLGDGDGDLLAVGASDWVVRPRDGAYPADERYFLETILGFVAESLADASVEGAEDWLATRRAQLADAELTYVAHQYDLLCRV